TGCTCATTCCCGGATTCCTATTCAGGTTTAGATATATCAGATGTGGTTTCATGCCTGGTTACGCTCCAGATTCGGTTTTTGACCTTGATTCATCCGATTCAGGCTCAGGCTCTGGTTTGGCCTCACCTCTGGGCTGTTCTTTCAGAAGCTCGTCAATACTTGTTTCCAGAGATGTGAGATAATCTTTAATACTCCACGCCACTTTTTGTCCGTTTGTTGTTAACTCAATACCGTTGACCAGATCCGGAGTAGTTTCGAACTTTGGTTGAATTTCTACATTAAGTGCTTCCTTAATTGTCTTTTTTATCAGATCGCGCTGTGTTTGAGGAAGATCGAATGCGGTGCGTACATTCACGGAACCAGGTGACGCACTAATCTCTGAGGTCAGTTGCTCCTTCTCTTCACCTTTTAACTCGTGCAGTCTTCGAGCAAACACGTCAACAGCACTTTCTTCGAGGCTTGCTCCAGCCAGATCTCTCAGGACTTTTCTAGCTATGGCAAAAACTTCCTTTTGAGTCCGGCGGCTTATCTCCCGATTTAAGTTCTCTCTGTCAGTCCTTAATGCTTCCAGCTGTTTTGCCTTCAAATCCAAAGCTTCTCTCCGTGCTTCCTCTAGGAGCCGCTGGCGTTCTGCTCTTGCTTCATCCTGTGCCCTTTTGAGGAGTTCGGCGCGCTGTTGGTCAAATTCCTCGTTCTTACGCTTGAACTCTTCTTTCTCTCTTTGTGCTTCTGCCTCTTTTGCATCGGCATTCGCAAGTTCATCTGCCACCTTTTTCTCACGCGTATCAATAGCGTTGAGAATGGGTTTATAAAGAAAGCGCTTCAGCAACCACACAAGTATGAGGAAGTTGAATATCTGTGCAATGACAGTGAACCAATCGATCAGCATAAGCTATTTTCCTCTGCAACTCAGGTAATTGCTCTATTCCAGAACGGGTTGGCAAAGATCAGAATAATCGAGATAACGAAACAATAGATAGAAAGAGACTCGATCATAGCCAGTCCAACGAACAGGGTCCGGGTAATGGTTGCCGAAGCGTCGGGTTGCTGTGCCAGTGAACTCAGAGCTGTCGCAACAGCTCGCCCTTCACCGATTGCAGGTCCTAGAACCCCAATACCTATAGTGATACCGGAGGTGGCAATTGATGCCACCGCGATTATAGTTGTATAATTATCTAAAGCCATAATATCCCCTTCTGTTCTTAGTTGTTATTTCTATTCTTATTCTCCAGTTTCACGCCTGGATTTGCTGGTTCGGGTGGCGGCAGTAATATAAACTGTAGCCAGGATACTGAAAATATAGGCCTGCACCATTCCAATGAGCAGACCTAGAGCAATCATGAGCTCCGGGAAGATGAACGGCGCAATGGTCAGCAAAATGGCAACGATCATCGTGCCACTCATAATATTACCGAACAGACGAATTGCCAGAGACATGGTGCGGGATAGCTCACTGATTATATTAAACGGCAACATAATAATCGTAGGTTCTGTATACGACCTCAGGTAGTAACCAACTCCTTGCTCTTCGATCCCGAAAAGCGGCACAGCTACAAACACGCATAATGCAAGCGCAGCAGTGGTTGAAAGAGAGCCAGTAGGCGGTTCATAGCCTGGAATAATAATACAAAGGTTAGCTACGGCAATGAACAGAAAAAGAGTGCCCAGAAAACCCAGATACTTTCGTGGCTTATCCAGGCCGACGTCATCAATCTGCTTCAAAATACTCGTGACAATAATTTCCAGAATATTCTGCCAGCGAGAACGTTTTAGACCTGTGGAAAGTTTGTCTGTAACGATTTTTGAGCCGACTGCCATTACAAGCATTAGTCCCCAGGTGTACACAATGGTAGCGTTGAACTTGATAAATCCGTACTGCCAGAAAATCAGCTCATCAGGGCTAATTCGCATGACTGGCCTCCTTTGTTAACTGATTCGATTCTTCCTCCGGGAGTCTGGTGAATCTGAGCACAACACTGCGCATAACGAAAAACCCGAATAAGCATATTAACAGCCTCTCCTAGTGGCCTCCTGAAGCGAAGCAAAATCCAGCAACAGAGGTGCCAGTACGCAGCAGCAGGCTGCCGAGGAACCACAATGCGGGTCGCCTGGATGAAAGCCCCCTCTGAACCGTCCACCAGAGACCTCCGAAGAAAAAAGCTCCTAGCAAAAAACCAGCTGCCAGCGCCGAGGTGAGATTTAAAGCATCATTCATTGTTATCCTCCTCATTCTGTTGCATTTCCCTATGCTCCCTGCTTACCCAGTACCATGCATTCAGGCAGCCGATAAATAAGCCAATAATCAGCATTGTGAGTGTCCAGGAATAGCTCACTGGATAATGCTCATCCAGCCAGAGCCCAAGTGCAGCACCAAGCAGGGTTGGAACTGCCACTGACCAGCCTACAAGCCCCATCATGCCTAAACCAAGCCAGACAGTCCGGTTCACCTGGCGCTGTGCTCTGAGCTTGCGTTCAGCTTTTGCCCCAACCTGGCGGGCCAGGCGGGGTTCGTCTTTTGAAGGTTTTTCTGCCATTCTGTCAGCCACTTCGAAACTCTGCTAAGCGACGTATAAGCCCGATTTCCAGCTTTGCCATTACTGAGCGGACTTTTTGTTCGGTCTCATCTACAGCCAAAAACTCGTTCTCTACTGTTTCCTTCAACTGGCTCAGGTCCGTTCCGGCAATAGCATTGCGCACAGAAACCAGCACATTCGGACCGGTTTTTACCAGTACGCCTTCATCGACTGCAACATAAATCTCGCCCTCTGCCTCGGTTTCGTAGGTAAGGATCCCGGGTTCCAGAGCTGCAACAAAATCAAGTCGATGTGGCAGAAGTCCAAGTGAACCTGCGCGAGTTTCGGCAATTATGCGTGATACGCCTTTCTTATCTGCGAAGACCTTGAAAGGCAGGAGAATTTTAAGATCCATGAGTGCTGAGTTCATGATCTTTCCCTGCTTGATTTTTTGGCTACCGCTTCGTCAATTGTTCCAATCATGTAAAGATCGCCTTCAGCATATTCTTTGAATTCGTCGCGCAAAATACGCTCACAGCCATCGAGCGCATCTGAAAGGGCGACAAATTTGCCTTTATAGCCTGTGAATTGTTCTGTAGTGAAAAACGGTTGTGTAAGGAAGCGTTCCAGTCGGCGGGCACGGGCTACCACGTTGCGGTCTTCCTGCGACAGCTGCTCCAAGCCAAGCATAGATATAATATCTTTGAGTTCGGCGTATTGTGCAAGTGTCTGCCGAATTTCCTGAGCCAGACGATAATGCCTTTCACCTATAACGCCAGGTGTAGATATTTTGGAATTTGACTGCAAGGGATCAATAGCTGGATAAAGCCCCTCACTTGCTCTTTTACGTGAGAGAACTATAGAGGCAGACAGATGCGAGAATGTGTGCACAGCCGCAGGGTCCGTAAAGTCATCAGCCGGCACATACACGGCCTGGATTGACATAATGGCTCCGGCGTCTGTATTGGAAATGCGTTCTTCCAGTTCCGACAGCTCAGTGCCCAGTGTCGGCTGGTAACCAAGGCGCGAAGGCATCTGTCCCATCAGGCCGGATACCTCAGAACCAGCTTGGATAAACCGGAAAATGTTATCTATTAGCAGCAGCACATCGCGATGTTCATCGTCCCGGAAATATTCTGCCATTGTCAGAGCCGTATGACCTACCCGGAAACGAGCGCCTGGAGGTTCGTTCATCTGCCCGAAAACCATGACCATATTGGGGAGCACCCCCGCAGCTTTCATGTCACGATAAAGCTCTTCCCCTTCACGACTGCGTTCGCCTATGCCGCAAAATATACTTACTCCCTGATGATGCTTGACCATATTGTGAATCATTTCTGTTAGCAGAACAGTTTTGCCAACCCCTGCTCCCCCGAAGAGCCCAGTCTTGCTACCGCGTTCAAGAGGCACCAGCACATCGATAACCTTGATGCCAGTCTCGAAGACCTCAGAAATTGTAGACCGACGCAACAGTGGCGGTGGAGCCTGATGTATAGAACGCCATCGAATATCGGATGGCTGCTCCTTGCCGTCTATGGCATTTCCAAATACATCGAACATTCGTGAGAGGATTCCCCTACCAACAGGCGCCTTCAAAGGTCCACCTGTGTCTCTCACTTCCATGCCTCGAGCAAGACCTTCGGTAGGATTCAGAGCGATTCCGCGGAGATGGTGTGCATCAAGCTGGGTCAAAACCTCAATAGCAATCTGGTTTTCCTTTCCTGCACGCAGCAACGTGTATACAGACGGCAAATGCCTCTCGAAAAATACATCTACGATGCTGCCACGGACTGAAATAACCGTGCCGAGGTTCTGGGTACTATCTTTACTTTCCATATTTACCTTTAACAGCTCCTTCTTAGCTGCATCGTACCGTTTTTATTACTGAGCACTTTTTCCTGGGACGACTGGTAAGAATCAAGGGTAATAATGAAAGTTCAAACCAACCTGATACTATAAAGCTCTCAGTGACAAGAGACGTCAAAGAAAACATAGAAATGCATCAACTTTCAGGTAATGTCTTTCTCGTCAGGTTGTTATTCTTGTCAAGTTGTTATATTGACTTATAAGCCCCATTCTGCCAGCAAATTGTTTCCTCTTTATTCCCCTTTCCCATAAAGAAGTATATCAATTTAATATATTAAATTGATTTTTATATTTTTATGCCCTGTGGAATTTTCAGGTTTAATGCAGTTTTTATAAGAGATTCCATTGCTTAATTTTAAGAACTTCAGATTAGTGTGCCAGAGCCCTTTTTGTGATCATTTGGCCTGATATCTGCATAAGAGTGCCAATTACCTGTTTTTCAGCTCTAAAAGAAATAGTCCAGAAAAGAATAAGCTATTTTCACAACGTCAGGAAAGACGGAAAAAAATAAGTTAGCGGGCCCGCCGCGATTCGAACACGAGTCAATGGGTATCTTCGTAAAAATCTTACTTCGAAGCCCATTAGGATATCCTGGCTACCCCACGAGCCCGCAGTGCAGCACTATTGATAGAAGCTATCCATATTAAACTTTTCTCTCAAAATTAAGACGGCAGGAATATTGGGGCAAATAGAAATCTGACAGAAGAAAATTGGGGCTAAAAAAGAGCAGAAAAAGGACAAAAGGGTACAATAAAAGAGATAAAAGGATGAAGAAAAAATCCCAGAACTTGTAAGGCAAAATTCAGAATAATTAAGTTAAAAAAGCGCTAATTGGGAAAAGATCAGCCTGAAATCTTGGTATAAAATGCCCAACTGGATAAGGATAACCAGTGAGAGAATAAAAATATATAGTAAGTGTAACAAAATTAAGAGTACACAGTAAGAAAAAGAGTGGAACTGGTAATATCGATGCAAGCTAATGATTTAATATAATTTCATAGTGCAGGAAGCGATAAAGATAGGATACAGAAAGTACGAGGGTCTATAAAAATGGATAGGGTTTCAACAGGGATAGAGGAGCTTGACAGGAAGCTAAGTGGGGGTTATCCTGTAAACAAAG
This region of Methanosarcina flavescens genomic DNA includes:
- a CDS encoding AtpZ/AtpI family protein, with the translated sequence MAEKPSKDEPRLARQVGAKAERKLRAQRQVNRTVWLGLGMMGLVGWSVAVPTLLGAALGLWLDEHYPVSYSWTLTMLIIGLFIGCLNAWYWVSREHREMQQNEEDNNE
- a CDS encoding F0F1 ATP synthase subunit B family protein, which produces MLIDWFTVIAQIFNFLILVWLLKRFLYKPILNAIDTREKKVADELANADAKEAEAQREKEEFKRKNEEFDQQRAELLKRAQDEARAERQRLLEEARREALDLKAKQLEALRTDRENLNREISRRTQKEVFAIARKVLRDLAGASLEESAVDVFARRLHELKGEEKEQLTSEISASPGSVNVRTAFDLPQTQRDLIKKTIKEALNVEIQPKFETTPDLVNGIELTTNGQKVAWSIKDYLTSLETSIDELLKEQPRGEAKPEPEPESDESRSKTESGA
- the atpD gene encoding F0F1 ATP synthase subunit beta; amino-acid sequence: MESKDSTQNLGTVISVRGSIVDVFFERHLPSVYTLLRAGKENQIAIEVLTQLDAHHLRGIALNPTEGLARGMEVRDTGGPLKAPVGRGILSRMFDVFGNAIDGKEQPSDIRWRSIHQAPPPLLRRSTISEVFETGIKVIDVLVPLERGSKTGLFGGAGVGKTVLLTEMIHNMVKHHQGVSIFCGIGERSREGEELYRDMKAAGVLPNMVMVFGQMNEPPGARFRVGHTALTMAEYFRDDEHRDVLLLIDNIFRFIQAGSEVSGLMGQMPSRLGYQPTLGTELSELEERISNTDAGAIMSIQAVYVPADDFTDPAAVHTFSHLSASIVLSRKRASEGLYPAIDPLQSNSKISTPGVIGERHYRLAQEIRQTLAQYAELKDIISMLGLEQLSQEDRNVVARARRLERFLTQPFFTTEQFTGYKGKFVALSDALDGCERILRDEFKEYAEGDLYMIGTIDEAVAKKSSRERS
- a CDS encoding N-ATPase subunit AtpR; its protein translation is MRRITMNDALNLTSALAAGFLLGAFFFGGLWWTVQRGLSSRRPALWFLGSLLLRTGTSVAGFCFASGGH
- a CDS encoding F0F1 ATP synthase subunit A gives rise to the protein MRISPDELIFWQYGFIKFNATIVYTWGLMLVMAVGSKIVTDKLSTGLKRSRWQNILEIIVTSILKQIDDVGLDKPRKYLGFLGTLFLFIAVANLCIIIPGYEPPTGSLSTTAALALCVFVAVPLFGIEEQGVGYYLRSYTEPTIIMLPFNIISELSRTMSLAIRLFGNIMSGTMIVAILLTIAPFIFPELMIALGLLIGMVQAYIFSILATVYITAATRTSKSRRETGE
- a CDS encoding F0F1 ATP synthase subunit epsilon, whose product is MNSALMDLKILLPFKVFADKKGVSRIIAETRAGSLGLLPHRLDFVAALEPGILTYETEAEGEIYVAVDEGVLVKTGPNVLVSVRNAIAGTDLSQLKETVENEFLAVDETEQKVRSVMAKLEIGLIRRLAEFRSG
- a CDS encoding F0F1 ATP synthase subunit C; its protein translation is MALDNYTTIIAVASIATSGITIGIGVLGPAIGEGRAVATALSSLAQQPDASATITRTLFVGLAMIESLSIYCFVISIILIFANPFWNRAIT